The segment TTTGCTCTAATTGGCTTAAAATCATTTAAGCTAAATCCATCAACTCCATAAAATTCAATATCACGACTCAAACAAAACACACAAATCGTAAGATAAGCCACCTTAAGTCCCATAAAGCTCCCAGGCCCATTAGCATAGATAATGCTATCTATCTCATATCTATTATCTAAATCGCTAATAATCTCTATTAGAGCTTGACTAGCCTTATCTTGACTTTCTATTTTTTCTATTAAATTTCCATCCAAATAGACACCCACAAGAAGTGGTGAGCTAAGGCAGATAACTAATATATCAATCTTTTTTATGCGAAGGCCTTTTCATACTCTTTTTGACTCTCTTGGCTTAGAGTTACTATCTCATAATTTTTCTCATCACTTAATAAGGCTAAGGTTAGCTTGTGATTTAGATCGTGACTTCCAGCATAAGCCTCATAATCCCCAATCATAGGCGCCCCAAGAAGGCTAATATCCCCAATAGCATCTAAAATTTTATGTCGGACAAATTCATCTTCAAATCTCAATCCTTCAGGATTTAAGATCTTAGCACCATCTATCACAACAGCATTATCAAGGCTACCACCAAGTGCTAATCCCATTGAATTTAGCTTTTGAACATCTTGTAAAAATCCAAAAGTCCTAGCCCTTGCTATTTGATTTATAAAATTAGCTTTACTAAACTCAAAAGTGTAACTTTGTAAGCCTATTACTGGATTTTCAAATTTAATTGTATAGTTAAATTTGGGATTGATTGATGGGGTGAGTTTGACATATTTATCACCCTCTCTTACCTCTACTTCTCGCTTGACTACTATCACCTTTTTATCAGCTTCTAGCTCTACTACACCGGCTTCATCTAGCATCATACAAAAGCTAATAGCACTACCATCCATCACCGGCACCTCATTAGCATCTAAAACAATTCTGATATTGTCAATTCCATAGCTATTTATAGCGCTCATCAAATGCTCTATAGTAGATACTCTAGCCTTATCATTGCCTATTACGGTTGCCATTTGCGTATTTAGCACGCTACTTGGCTCAGCTTTAAAGCTTGTAGCTTTATCACTTCTATAAAAGACAATACCGCTATTAGCCTCCAAAGGCTCTAATATAAGCTTAATTGGCTCACCTTTATGAAGACCTATACCGACTCCTTCTACTCTTTTTCCTATAGTTCTTTGTTTCACGATATTCCTTAAATTTAGCAAATTAAAATTTTAAATTTAGCCTTTTATCGCCTTTTTGGCCGTGTTTAAAACATCATATATATTATCTTGTAACCACTTTTTATCCATCCACTCTTCAGGTCTCACCTCGATACCTTGGATAATAACCCCAAAATGCAAGTGATCTCCAAGTGCTAGGCCAGTTGTTCCAGTTTTGCCTATTATATGCTTTGCTCCGATATGCTCGCCAGCCTTTACTGATGTCTCATTACAATGCCCATAAAGGGTATAAAGCCCAAATCCGTGATATAAGATTATATTCTCACCATATATTCCATTTAACTCATTAAATGCCACAAACGCAGGATTGTTAGTAGCCATCACAGCCATTGCCGTACTAGCTAGATCAAGCCCCATATGCCAGCTCTCACTCACTCTATTGCCTTCATAAGTAAAAAACCTATGATCCCCAAAACTCGCCACCGCAGCGCCATTTCTAAGCGGATAAAACGGCTCTATATAAAAGCTCTCTATAATCTCTTCAGGCACCGCAGATGTGACCTTACGAATGATATTTTCGTTTGATTCTCTTAAGGTTTCATTGACAAATTTAAATTTATCCAACCTGCCTAAATCGGCGTAATTTGGCGCATATTGATTAGCTAATTCATCTATCTTGCCGTCTAAAAATTTATCGCTTAAAGCGATTATAGATTCTTTATATTTGCGATCTTGTAGATAGTATCCGATATTGGATATTGCTCTATTGCCGGCTTTGTCTATAGCGATTATTTTGGCATTAAAGCTTGGATTTTGGATATCCCACGCTACCAAAGAGGCCCAGTAGCCATCTTTTATAAATTTGGTTGGCTTAAATATATGCTTATCACTTTGTATATATAGCTCATTTAAATTCTCATCAACAGCCCTAAATACCACAACCGCTGAGCCGCCTTTGGTTATCTTATAAGATTGGTTTATTATCTGGATTTGTGGGGTTTTGTTATCAATTATTAAATTTACACTCTTAACTGCTTTATTTCCACCAAAAATATTAAAATCTTTAGCTTCAATTGTGAGTTTATAAATTTGATTTTTATCCAAAATCAGCTCTCTTGGCAACTTTAAACTAAGCTCCAAGCGAGTTTTTGGCTCATTAATACTCTGATCTAATATAATCTTAGTTGAATTCGCATCTGATAATGAAATTTTAACCGACTCTAAAGCTGAATTGTCTGTGATATTTAGATCAATTGGGGATTTTTGATTCCAGTAAATTTCATCTTTTATAGATATTTTTGGCGATTCATTATCTGTAAAATTTGATCCCAAAAGATTTATAATAGCAAATGCCAAACCTATAAAAATTATAGCAAATATAAAAGTTTTAACCCTTGAGCCTCTCACGCTTTATCCTTAAAAATAAATTAAATATCCGAATTTTATCAAAATAAATTCAATAAATGGTATCTTAGAGTATCTGCCTTAACTCACCTGCTGCTTCCATCCACTCTTTTAGCTCATCCCATTTCTCATCTTTAATCATATTTTCACAAATTTCAAGCTCTTTTTTAAACGCCGTAATCGCTTCTAATAGATTATCTTTATTTTGTTTAAAGATATCGCTCCACATTTGCGGATTGGATTTTGCTATCCTTGCCATACCGCTAAAACTCCCACCAGCTAAAAGCAAAATATTTCGCTTATCTTCTTCTTTTAGAGTTGAATTGACCAAACTATAGCTAATAACATGCGGTAAATGCGAGATAATCCCCACATGATGATCGTGGCTTTTTGAGTCCATAAATACTATTTTCATCCCAGCATGGCTTAATATCTCAACTGCTCTTTTGACATGAAATTCACTAGCATTTTTATCATCACACACCACAACCACAGCGCCATTTAATAAGGTTTTAAAAGCAGCCCTTGGCCCTGAATTTTCAGTCCCAGCCATAGGGTGAGCCGCTACAAAATTATTGCGAATTTCAATAGGACAAGAGCGGAGAATCTGCGCTTTTGTAGAGCCTAAATCCACAATTGTAGTGCTTTTTGGGATATCTTTTAAATCACGCATCACTTTGATAATCGCCTCAACAGGAATAGCCAAAAATATCATATCACAGCTCTTTTTCATCTCTTCAAAGCTGATTATATCATCAACTAAACCTAAATTTAAAGCCTCTTTTTCATTATCTTTATTTAGATCATAGCCACTAACTCTAGATATTAATTTCATATCTTTTAACGCTAGGCCTAAAGAGCCGCCAATAAGCCCAAGTCCGATTATTCCTACATGCATAATATTTCCTTGATTTTTAGCCCAAGATTATATCTAAATTTAACCTAAAATAGTATTTAATAATTCAAATGTTAATCAATTTATGATACTATTTCCAAAGCAATTTTATAAGTAGGTAAATTTATATGAAAAAAGCAGTAATCTCAAGCTTTATTATGGTCGCTTCTATGAATGCTATACAGATCCAAAGCATCAAATTTAACGGACTTTTACACTTATCAGATGAGAGTGCATCTGATATTAGCGGACTTAAGGTTGGTAGCGAATTTAATGATGAAATCGCCAATAAAGCTATTATAAATTTATATAAACAAGGCTATTTTGAAAATATCTATATTGAAGAAAATGATGGCAATATCGTAGTAAATTTAAGCGAAAAGCCAGTAATTGCTAAAATCGATATAAACGGCGTTGTTACCAATGATCAAAAGGCAATTGAGCAAATAATCGATATCAAAAAAGGTCAAATGTATGATGAGTTTGCCCTAAATAACACCAAAATTAGAATTCGCCAATTTTATGAAGCTCGTGGATATTTCGATACTGTCGTAACTACAGATATCGCTCCAATTAATGAAAATAAAAACTCTCTTCACATTACACTTACCGTAAATCGTGGCGAAAATATCACCATTGAAAATATTCATTTAATCGGCTCAGATGCTCTTGACTACTCAGATATTGAGCCTGTGGTGGCAAATAAAAGTCGTGAATTTATGGGCTGGATGTGGGGTTTAAATGATGGCAAGGTTAAAATTTATGAATTAGCTAATGATAGCCAAAATATCCATAACGAATATCTCAAAAAAGGCTATCTAGACGCTAGTGTATCAGCGCCTAGCTTAAATGCTTATTTTGATAATTATAAGGCAGATTTGTTATACTACATTAATGAGGGTGAAGTTTATAAAACTGGTAATATATCTATAAATGCACCTGAATTTTTAGAGCTTGATAGCGATGAGATTATCAGTGATTTTAAGCTACAAAAAGGCGATATTTTAAATTCAACCAAGATGAAAGCAGATGCTAGCAAACTTGAAGATTTGGTGGCAGATAAGGGTTTTGCTTATGTTAAAGTCTATCCACGCACCAACAAAAATAGCGATTTCACAGCTGATATAATCTATGATGTGATCCCTGAAGAAAAGGTCTATATAAGAAATGTTATAATCAGCGGAAATGACCGCACAGCTGATCGGATAATAAGGCGTGAATTATACCTAACTGAAGGAAATTTATACAACAAAACTGATTTAATAGATTCTAAAAACGCCCTAAAAAGAAGCGGATATTTTGAAGATGTCCAAATCATAGAAAAGCGTATAGATAAAGATCAAATAGACCTAGAAGTAGCAGTCAAAGAGACAACAACTGGTAGCATTGTAGGCGGTATAGGATATGGTAGCACCGATGGGCTTTTATTAAATGCTGGTGTGAGCGACGCAAATATCTTTGGGACAGGGTATAAAGGTAGCATTATGGTAGATAAAAGCGACGATACTCTAAGTGGCAATATAAATTTAACCAACCCAAGAGTAAATGACTCACTATATAGTCTAGGTGGAGGAATCTTTGCTAATGACTATAGCTGGGATGACTATGATGAGCAAAATTATGGTGCTAATATCATCGGTGGTAGGCAGATTGGAAGATATGTAAATGTATATCTAACTTATCAAATAGAAAGAAGCGATATAGAAGGATTGGATGAATTCTATAAAGAGGCTGGATACCAAAACGGCGTAAATATCAAAAGCTCTCTAACTCCAAGCATTACATTTAATAACACAGATGATTACTATATCCCACGAAGTGGATTTATCGCATCAACTAGCTTTGAGTATGCTGGTCTTGGTGGCGATATGGAATTTTTAAAGAACAGAACTACATTTAATGCCTATCAAGGCCTACAAGAATACATAAATATGGATCTTATATTAAGATATAAATCTGGATTTGGGTATATATTTAACGATGATAGCGAGAAACTCCCAATCAATGAAAAGCTATTTTTAGGTGGGATTAACTCCGTTAGGGGATATGAGAGCAGATCCATCACCCCTAAGAAAAATATATGTAACCCAAAAACAAATAATGGCGGTATAATTCCTGGTTGTAAGATGGTAGAAACTGGTGGCAAAATTAGCTTTAATAACTCATTTGAGCTTAGCTTCCCTATCATTAATCGCCTTAAAATGCGTGGGGTGCTATTTTATGATTATGGTATGATCGGCAATAGCGATATCAATGATATCAAGCGATCTAGTGCTGGTGCTGGGATAGAGTGGATGACGCCTATTGGGCCTTTACAGCTATTCTACGCTCAAGCTCTTGATGACAAAGAGGGCGATGAAACTAGCAGTTTTGAATTTACAATTGGTAGAAGATTTTAGCTGAATTTGGCTTAGGCCAAATTCACTACTCAAACGATATCGCAAAAATCGCTGGTTTAATCAGCTTTCTTATCTCATCTTTTAACATCAAAAATTCTTTTGCCCCTTTGATATACAGCGTATTAGACGCAAATTCAAAGCTTATATTTGGACTTAGACTCAAAGCAGCCCCAAGACTAAGCAAGAAGCTAAGCCACCTAATAATCTCAATATCTGGAAGCAGATTTTGGAATTCACCCAAATTATTTATAGTTTTGCCTTGATACTCTATAATAGAAGCTATTAAAGCCTTTTGCTGATGCGTGTAGCCGTAATTTAGAGCATTTTTCACAAGATATCCACTATGAGAATTCTCCAAATAAAAACCAACACTTCTACCGATATTATAGAGTTTAGAAGCGATTATAAGTTCATTTAAATAGCTTGGATTAAGCTTATGAAGTGGCGCTAAAATCTCAAATAGAGCCTTTACATGCTTTGTAGTAATACTATTATCACGCTTAGCAAATCTATCTTGAAGGCTCCTAAGACTTGGATTAAAGCCTTTTGGAAAGGCTATTTTATACTTTTGTGGCATTTGGATTAGCTCTTTGGATTTTAAATTTGGACGAAGCAAATTAGTCAAAAATACCCCCTCTCTAATCCCAACACCGCTAGTATAAACCATCCTAGCTTTTAAATTTTTAGCCGCAGCACTAAATATCATCGCACCTTGTCTAATAGTATCAAAGCGATCTTTTTTAATCCCTATAATCTTTAAATCCAACTCATTATCAATAGCAATTTTATTAATCAAATCCATATAATCACTATATTTATAAGTAAAATTATGAACCAATCTAATAGGATGATTTTGTAATTGTATAATAGCGCCCGATATCGCTCTTAAACTCCCACCTATTGCTATTATATCTCTACTAGCAAAATGCGGCGGAATTGTATCTATGATATCTTGAGTAAATTTTAAAGCTCCATTGATATCACCCTTATCAAAAAAGAGCTCTTTAAGCCTAACAGTCCCAAGATTTAATGAGATAATATCAACAATCTTCCCATCAATAATCTTAGCTAATTCAGTAGAACCCCCACCAATATCAATAGTTGTCGCCTCATCAAGTGGCGTAAGCAAATTCAAAGCAGCTATCCCACCATAAAAGGCCTCCATATCACCACTTATCACACGCAAATTTAGCCCCAATTCACGCCTTATGCGATTGATAAAGAGATTTGAATTT is part of the Campylobacter lanienae NCTC 13004 genome and harbors:
- a CDS encoding glycoprotease encodes the protein MDGNLIEKIESQDKASQALIEIISDLDNRYEIDSIIYANGPGSFMGLKVAYLTICVFCLSRDIEFYGVDGFSLNDFKPIRANKNMSFVFENNKISLDKIEPCELKLPQNLGALKLIANALPNYVIDAV
- the lpxC gene encoding UDP-3-O-acyl-N-acetylglucosamine deacetylase, with amino-acid sequence MKQRTIGKRVEGVGIGLHKGEPIKLILEPLEANSGIVFYRSDKATSFKAEPSSVLNTQMATVIGNDKARVSTIEHLMSAINSYGIDNIRIVLDANEVPVMDGSAISFCMMLDEAGVVELEADKKVIVVKREVEVREGDKYVKLTPSINPKFNYTIKFENPVIGLQSYTFEFSKANFINQIARARTFGFLQDVQKLNSMGLALGGSLDNAVVIDGAKILNPEGLRFEDEFVRHKILDAIGDISLLGAPMIGDYEAYAGSHDLNHKLTLALLSDEKNYEIVTLSQESQKEYEKAFA
- a CDS encoding M23 family metallopeptidase; this translates as MRGSRVKTFIFAIIFIGLAFAIINLLGSNFTDNESPKISIKDEIYWNQKSPIDLNITDNSALESVKISLSDANSTKIILDQSINEPKTRLELSLKLPRELILDKNQIYKLTIEAKDFNIFGGNKAVKSVNLIIDNKTPQIQIINQSYKITKGGSAVVVFRAVDENLNELYIQSDKHIFKPTKFIKDGYWASLVAWDIQNPSFNAKIIAIDKAGNRAISNIGYYLQDRKYKESIIALSDKFLDGKIDELANQYAPNYADLGRLDKFKFVNETLRESNENIIRKVTSAVPEEIIESFYIEPFYPLRNGAAVASFGDHRFFTYEGNRVSESWHMGLDLASTAMAVMATNNPAFVAFNELNGIYGENIILYHGFGLYTLYGHCNETSVKAGEHIGAKHIIGKTGTTGLALGDHLHFGVIIQGIEVRPEEWMDKKWLQDNIYDVLNTAKKAIKG
- a CDS encoding prephenate dehydrogenase, with the protein product MHVGIIGLGLIGGSLGLALKDMKLISRVSGYDLNKDNEKEALNLGLVDDIISFEEMKKSCDMIFLAIPVEAIIKVMRDLKDIPKSTTIVDLGSTKAQILRSCPIEIRNNFVAAHPMAGTENSGPRAAFKTLLNGAVVVVCDDKNASEFHVKRAVEILSHAGMKIVFMDSKSHDHHVGIISHLPHVISYSLVNSTLKEEDKRNILLLAGGSFSGMARIAKSNPQMWSDIFKQNKDNLLEAITAFKKELEICENMIKDEKWDELKEWMEAAGELRQIL
- the bamA gene encoding outer membrane protein assembly factor BamA, translating into MKKAVISSFIMVASMNAIQIQSIKFNGLLHLSDESASDISGLKVGSEFNDEIANKAIINLYKQGYFENIYIEENDGNIVVNLSEKPVIAKIDINGVVTNDQKAIEQIIDIKKGQMYDEFALNNTKIRIRQFYEARGYFDTVVTTDIAPINENKNSLHITLTVNRGENITIENIHLIGSDALDYSDIEPVVANKSREFMGWMWGLNDGKVKIYELANDSQNIHNEYLKKGYLDASVSAPSLNAYFDNYKADLLYYINEGEVYKTGNISINAPEFLELDSDEIISDFKLQKGDILNSTKMKADASKLEDLVADKGFAYVKVYPRTNKNSDFTADIIYDVIPEEKVYIRNVIISGNDRTADRIIRRELYLTEGNLYNKTDLIDSKNALKRSGYFEDVQIIEKRIDKDQIDLEVAVKETTTGSIVGGIGYGSTDGLLLNAGVSDANIFGTGYKGSIMVDKSDDTLSGNINLTNPRVNDSLYSLGGGIFANDYSWDDYDEQNYGANIIGGRQIGRYVNVYLTYQIERSDIEGLDEFYKEAGYQNGVNIKSSLTPSITFNNTDDYYIPRSGFIASTSFEYAGLGGDMEFLKNRTTFNAYQGLQEYINMDLILRYKSGFGYIFNDDSEKLPINEKLFLGGINSVRGYESRSITPKKNICNPKTNNGGIIPGCKMVETGGKISFNNSFELSFPIINRLKMRGVLFYDYGMIGNSDINDIKRSSAGAGIEWMTPIGPLQLFYAQALDDKEGDETSSFEFTIGRRF
- a CDS encoding Ppx/GppA phosphatase family protein; translation: MSKRVAVIDLGSNSARMAIFERTSRLGFFILREYKVKARLGEGAYEKGGVLQESAMSNVLNAFKEFKYFLSIYKVSKVLCTGTSALRDAPNSNLFINRIRRELGLNLRVISGDMEAFYGGIAALNLLTPLDEATTIDIGGGSTELAKIIDGKIVDIISLNLGTVRLKELFFDKGDINGALKFTQDIIDTIPPHFASRDIIAIGGSLRAISGAIIQLQNHPIRLVHNFTYKYSDYMDLINKIAIDNELDLKIIGIKKDRFDTIRQGAMIFSAAAKNLKARMVYTSGVGIREGVFLTNLLRPNLKSKELIQMPQKYKIAFPKGFNPSLRSLQDRFAKRDNSITTKHVKALFEILAPLHKLNPSYLNELIIASKLYNIGRSVGFYLENSHSGYLVKNALNYGYTHQQKALIASIIEYQGKTINNLGEFQNLLPDIEIIRWLSFLLSLGAALSLSPNISFEFASNTLYIKGAKEFLMLKDEIRKLIKPAIFAISFE